GACGACCATGTCGACCATGTTCAGGCCGGCGCCGCCGTACTGCTCGGGCACGATCAGGCCGGTCCAGCCGAGCTCGGCCATCTTGCGCCACTGCTCCTCGGAGAACCCGCGCTCGTCCTCCATCATCTGGCGCACGTAGGTCATCGGGCACTCGGCCTCGAGGAACTCGCGCACGCTCTGGCGCAGCATCTCCTGCTCTTCGCTGAATCCGAAATCCATTGCTCCTCCGAGGATGGGATCACCGGCGAGAGGACCAGCCGTCGGCGCGGGCGCTCCCCGCGGTCGCGCCTCCCGTCCCCTTCGCCCCGTTCTGCAACCTCTCGGCGCTACCACACGCGGGTGCGGCAGGGGAAGCGCGCTCAGGGTTTGGCGTCGCAGAGGCTGACGGCGTTGGCCTGCTGCTGGCCGACGGCGGCCACCAGGCGGCCGCGTATCCGCGCCGCCGCCTCGCGCCAGTCGGCGCCGGCGGGGAGCACCAGACGCCCGCCGGCGATCATGTCGTGGCCGCCGGCGTGGTCGCTGCCGAGCACGCGCTGCAGGATGTCGCCGGCGTTGACGTCGCGATTGGTCGTGCGCAGCGAGACGTAGAGGTACGCGCCGTAGCGGCCGATCGCCGCCGCCCAGTCGACCTCGTCCAGCCGCAGGAGGAAGTCCGCCATCTCCGCCACCATGTCCGGGTAGCGGATCTCGCCGAGGATGGAGACGACGAGCGTGCCGTAGATGCTGGCCGACTCGATGGCGGCGCGAAAGGCGGAGAAGTACTCGCGCGGGACGCGGGCGTTCTCGATCTTCGCCAGCCGGCGCTTGTTGGTGTGCGGATAGAGGAAGCTGCAGGCGTCCATGTCGGGCGTCGAGGCCTCGCGCCCCAGATCCTGCGTCTCGGCCATGATGCCGTAGAAGAGCGCCGTGGCGATCTTGGTCTCGATGCGCAACCGCGGATCCATCAGATACTCGGTGAGAATGGTGGAGGTCGCCCCGTAGCCCTCGCGCAGGTCGCTGAACGGCAGGTCGCCGACCGGCGTGTACCGCGGATGATGGTCGATCACGATCGCCGGCTGCAGCCCGGCGGGCAGCGAGTTGTTCGTGCGCCCCGGCTGGGTGTCGACGAGCGCGATGCGCGTGCCGTGGTCGAGCCGCAGGTCCTGCACCGGAACCAGCGGGATGTTGAGGTAGCGGAGCATGGCGCGGTTCTCGGCCCGGCCGACGTAGCCGCCGAGCGCGATGGTCGCATCGCGCTCCACCAACTGCGCGGCCAGAAAGCGCAGCGCCGCGGCGCTCGCCAGCGCGTCCGGATCGGGGTTGTCGTGCGGCAGGATGACCAGCGGCCCGGGTCGTTCCAACACGTCGAGCAACGCGGGCGGCACGCCCTTGCCCGATCCGTTTCCCATCACGCCCCCGATATAGATGACCCCTCGCCGCGGTGTCCATGGGGCGCCGCCGGCCGCGCCCCACCGACGCCGACCGCGGGGCGCCGTGGCCCCCCGTGGCCCCCGCCGACTCGCTTCCCTTTGCCGGCGCGGTTCGGCTATGGCCACCCGCATGTCGCCCATCGACGATCCGCGGGCGCGCTTCGCCGCCGCCGTGCAGGCGCCGGACGACGCGATCGACCTCGCCGAGGTCGCGCTGCTGATCGCCGCCGAGGCGTATCCCGGGCTCGACGGCGATCGCTATCTCGCCATGCTCGACGCGCTCGGCGACGGCGCGCGGGCCCACGTCGCCGGCGCCGGGTCGGACGACGCGCGGCTGCGCGCCCTGATCCAGTACGTCGCCCGCGAGCAGCGGTTCACCGGCAACCAGGACGACTACTACGACCGCCGCAACAGCTTCCTGAACGACGTCCTCGACCGCCGCACCGGCATCCCGATCACGCTCGCGATCGTCTACATCGAGGTGGCGCGCCGCGCCGGGCTGGTCGTCCACGGCATCGGCTTTCCCGGCCACTTCCTCGCCAAGTACCAGGGCGAGGTCGAGATCGTGTTCGACCCGTTCTTCGGCCTGGTGCTCAGCGAAGAGCAGTGCGCCAAGCGGCTGCAGGCGGTGATGGGCGCGGAGACGCCGTTCGACCGCGCCTACCTCCGGCGCGCCACGCCGAAGGAGATCCTGGTGCGCATGCTGCGCAACCTGAAGCAGGTCTTCCTGCAGGCGCGCGAGTTCGAGCCGGCGCTCGCCTGCAGCGAGCGCATCCTCCTCGTGCAGCCGGAGCTGCCGCCCGAGCTGCGCGATCGCGGCCTGCTCTATCACCAGCTCGAGTGCTACTCGGCGGCGCAGGCCGACCTCGAGCGCTTCCTCGCCCTGGCGCCGCACGACGAGAGCGCCGACGTCGTGCGCGAGAAGCTGATCGAGATCCGCCGCCACGGCGGCGCGACGCTGCACTGAGCGGCGGCCGCCGCCCCCGACGATCCCCGTCCCTCGCCTACTCCGCCTTCAGCCGGTCGAAATCGCTCGCGGCGTGGCGCTCCGGGAGCTGCGTCGCCGGCTCGCCCCAGGCGCGATTGACCATGCGGCCGCGGCGCACCGCGGGGCGCGCGGCGAGCGCGTCCGTCCAGCGGAGCACGTGCCGGTACTCGTGCACGGAGAGGAACTCGGCGGCCTCGTACAGCAGGCCCTTGACCAGCGCGCCGTACCACGGCCAGATCGCCATGTCGGCGATCGTGTACTCCGCGCCGGCGACGTACTCGTGGGTCGCCAACTGCCGGTCGAGCACGTCCAACTGGCGCTTGACCTCCATCGCGTAGCGGTCGATCGCGTACTCGATCTTCGTCGGCGCGTAGGCGTAGAAGTGGCCGAAGCCGCCGCCGAGGAAGGGCGCCGCGCCCATCTGCCAGAACAGCCACGACAGGCATTCCGCGCGCGCGCTCGCGTCGGTCGGCAGAAAGGCGCCACCGAACTTCTCCGCGAGGTAGAGGAGGATCGCGCCGGACTCGAACACCCGCGTCGGCTGCGGCGTCGAGCGGTCGAGGAGCGCGGGAATCTTCGAGTTCGGATTGATGGCGACGAAGCCGGAGCCGAACTGGTCGCCGCCGGCGATGTTGATCAACCAGGCGTCGTACTCCGCCTCCGCGTGGCCGGCCGCCAGCAGCTCTTCCAGCATCACCGTCACCTTCACCCCGTTCGGGGTGGCGAGCGAGTAGAGCTGCAGCGGGTGCCGGCCGACCGGCAGCTCCTTCTCGTGCGTGGCGCCGGCGATGGGGCGGTTGATCTGCGCGAAGCGCCCGCCGCTCTCCTTGTTCCAGGTCCACACCTTGGGCGGCGTGTACTCGATGCTGTCGGTCACGTGCAGCTCCTCCTCCGGGCGCGATCGCCGCGCCCGCCGCGGCAGTCTCCCGTAGCCAGAGCGCGGAACGCGGTCACCTGCAAGCCGGGGCCCTCGATCCCCCGCGCGCGGCTCAGCACGCGCGCCAGGGCAGCGTCACGTGCCGGCGCACGTAGTTGCCCTCGGCGTAGCGGCCGGCGGCGACGTCGACGTGGAAGTCGGGCCAGCGCCGCAGCAGCTCCTCCAGCACCACCCGCCCCTGCAGCCGCGCCGCCGCGGCGCCGATGCAGTAATGGGTGCCGTAGCTGAAGGTCAGCATCTTGGCGATGCGGCGCGTGACGTCGAAGGCCTCGGCGTCGCTGCCGAACTGGCGCGGATCGCGATTCGCCGCGCCGTAGCCGAGCAGCACCTTGCGGCCGGCGGGAATCGTCACGCCGCGCAGCGTCACGTCGCGCCGGGTCGTGCGCGCCAGGTTCTGCACCGGCGAGGTCAGGCGGAGAATCTCCTCGACGGCGTTCGGGATCAGCGCCGGCTCGGCGAGCAAGCGCGCCCGCTGTTCGGGCTGCTCGGTCAGCAGGCAGGCGGCGCCGGCCAGCATGCCGGTCGCGGTGTCGTTGCCGCCGGTCACCATGGTGAAGGCGAAGCCGAGGATGCGCGCCGTCGTCACCGTGTCCTCGCCGAGGCGCACCAGGTCGGTCACGATGTCGTCCGCCGGCTCGCGGCGTCGGCGCTCGATCAGGCTGACGAAGTAGCCGAGCAGCTCGCTGAACGGGTCGCCGGCCGCCCCCGCCTTGCCGCCCGCCGCCGCCTGCACGATCGCCTCGGTCCAGCGATCGAAGAGCGGGCGGTCGGCCTCGGGAACGCCGAGGTAATGGGCGACGACGAAGCTCGGCAGCGGCTTGCAGAGATGCGCGACGATGTCGACCGCGCCCGTCGCCGGCAACGCGTCCAGCCGCTCGGCGACGAACGCCCGCACCGCCGGCTCGATCGATGCCACCTGGCGCGGCGTGAGCTGCCTGGTGACCAGGCGGCGGAAGGCGGTGTGCGCCGGCGGGTCGAGGAACACCATCGGCATCGCCACCGCCAGCCCGGTGACGGCGAGCTCGTCGTACGCCACGGTGAGCCCCTGCGCCGAGGAGAACGTCTCGGCATCGCCGGCCGCCGCCCACACGTCGTCGAACCGGGTCAGCACGTAGAAGTCGCCCGCCGCCACGTGGTGCACCGGGTCGTGGTCGCGCAGCGCCGCGTACATCGGAAAGGGGTCGCGCCACGATTCGCCGCTGCGCAACGCGAAGCGCACCGGACCCGCCGTCATCCCCTCACCATCGCGGCGCCCGGGTAGCACGGCCGCGAGGCGCCGCGCCACTCCTCGACGACGGCGAGCGGCATCGCGCCGACGCTGTTGTCCACTGACGTGCGCTCGCCGCCGTTCCCCGGCGTCGCGCCAGGCATGTGACGCGCCGCACGCCCGCGACACATGCCTGGCACGCGCCGTGCTGTCCGCACCGACCATGGCGTCCCCCGCTCGTCCTCCCGCCCGTCCGAGATCCCTCCTCCGCCTGCCCGTCGGCAGCGCCGGCGCGCTCGCCGCGCCGCTGCTGGCGGCGCTGGTGATGGCGAGCGGCGGGTGTGGATCGAACGGCGGCACGCCGGCGGCGACGCCGACGCCGACGGGTCGGATACCGGATACCATCACCGTGCCCAGCGTCACCCCGACCCGCCCGGTGCTGTGCAGCGTCTACGGCGCTCCGGCTGGGGTCTGCGTCGGCGAGACGCCGACCCCCGGCGGCCTCGCCCCGTGCAGCGGCGCGGAGGCGAGCGCGTGCGCCGTCTGCGCCAGCAGCGGCGGCTGCTGCACCGCGACCTCCCCTCCCCAGTGCTTCCCGCTCGCCGGTGGCATCGTCAACACGCTGTGCAACGACGATCCCGGCGAGGCCTGCGAGGTGGTCCCCACGCCGACGGCCAGCGTCACCGCCACCTCCACGCCCGGCACGCCACCCGCCACGCCGACGGCGACGCCGGACATGCTCGCCCCGTGCAGCGGCGCCGACCAGAGCGCCTGCGCGGTGTGCGCCGGCAGCGGCGGATGCTGCACCGCGAGCACCACGCCGCAGTGCTTCGCGCTCGACGGCGGCATCGTCAACACGCTGTGCAAGGACGACCCCGGCGCGGCGTGCGTCGTCGTCGCCACGCCGACGGCAACGGGAACCGCGACCGCGAGCGCGACGCCGACCGCCTCCAACTCCCCCACCGCCACCGACACCCCGACGGGCGGCATCCCGACACCGACCCTGGCGCCCGGCACCTGCGACGTCGCCTGCGGCGACAATGGCCCGCCGCCGAGCTGCACGCCGCTGCCGCCGAACGCCGACAGCATCAGCGGCACGCCGCCGGACCTGATCGTCGATTCGTGCCTGGTCGTCGGCAGCGGCCAGTACGCCTACGGCTACGTCAACGTCGTCGACGGCGGCACGCTGTACTTCGCCGACGACGGCCAACCGATCGACTTCCGCGCCAGCTCGATCCTCGTGCAACAGGGCGGTCGGGTGAAGGCCGGCTCGTGGTGCTGCCCGTTCGGCTCCTACGGCGGCACGCTCGACGTCGGCCTGTGGGGCACCGACCCGACCGACCAGGGGCGGACGCCGACGCCGAGCACGCGCGGCATCGGCTGCGTCAACGCGCTCGGCTTCCCCGCGCCGTGCTTCTCCCACCAGCTCGTCGCGACGCCGCACTACTGCACGGTGGCGGGCTCCGACGATCCGTGCAGCAGCACCACCCCCCCTCCCGACATCGGCGACAACGCGCTCTTCGAGGGCGAGACCGATCACCACGGCGGCGGCCTGCCGTTCGATGGCGGCGCCGCCTTCGGCTACAAGGTGCTCGCCGTCGCCTACGGCGGCAGCCTCGAGCTGTTCGGCGCCAAGGGCGTCGATCCCGCCAACCGCACCAATCCGTCGACCGCCGACACCGCCTGCGCCGTGCCGACACCGACGGCGCAGGACGATCCCACCGCCTGGGCGGCGCTGAGCGGCGGCGGCTGGGCGCGTCTGGACGACACGGCGCCGGCGCAGAGCAGCAGCATCACCCTCGACCGCGCCGTGAACTGGCAGCAGGGCGACCGCCTGGTGGTCACCAGCACCGATTGGCACCCCAGCCACAGCGAGGAGGTGGTGATCGCCGCCCCGCCCAACGGCAGCGCCATCGCGCTCAACGCGCCGCTCGACTTCACCCACTCCGGCGACATCTACGACGTCAGCAGGGACATCCCCGATCCGCCGAGCGCCAACCAGCAGGTCGACACCCGCGCCGCCGTCGGCCTGCTGTCGCGCGACATCCGCGTCTACTCGCTCGGCGACACCTATGACGAGCCGTTCCCCTCCGCCGCCGACTGCGGCTACCAGGGCAGCGCCGGCGGCAACGCGACCACGCCCGGCCGCTGTTACTTCGGCGGCCACGTCATCGCCCGCCAGGGCTTCGCGCGCTTCCAGGTCCAGGGCGCCGAATTCGACCAGCTCGGCCAGGGCGGCCGCCTCGCCCACTATCCGGTCCACTTCCACATGGCGAAGTCGACCGCCTACACCAACGCCTTCCTCAAGGACTCCTCGATCCACAACTCGCTGAACCGTTTCGTCACCATCCACGCCACCCACAACGTCACCGTGGCGCGCAACGTCGGCTTCCGCTCCAACGGTCACGGCTACTACATCGAGGACGGCACGGAGATCGACAATCTGCTCTGCCACAACCTCGCGGTGTCGGTGCAGGGCTCGCTGGTCGAGTACTTCCAGGCCCAGGAACCCGGCAGCCCGACCTCGCGCTTCAGCCCGCCGATCCTGCCGTCGGTCTCCGCCGGCCCGCCCTATGGCAGCGACAGCTACTTCCCGGTCGGCTTCTGGCTGATGAACACCTGGAACGAGCTGGTGGGCAACAAGGTCGTCGGCGTCGGCGGCTACGGCTCCTGCTACTGGCTGCTCGGCTCCGGGGTCAGCGGCCCCAGCCAGCAGCTCAAATGGTCGACCAGCACCACCACCCCCGCCGGCTATGCCAAATACAACCAGGCGTCGGCGCGGCAGGCGCCGTTGAAGCGCTTCCGCGGCAACTCCTGCTCGACGGCGCAGTACGCGCTCGAGACCACCCTGCAGGTCGACCCGCCGACCTTCAGCGCCGCCAACTACGGCTACACGCCGGCGGTCAATCCGTACGACATCACCGACGACATGCTGCCGCAGGTGGCCGGCGACTACCTGCCGGTGCTCATCGGCGGCGTCGGCTGCGCCACCCAGCGCACCAGCGCCGACACCGGCGGCAACGCCAGCTCGTGCGCGCTCACCCTGATCGATCGCTTCACCACCTCGTTCAACTGGGCGCCGGTCGACTTCGGCTCCATCTGGCTGCGGCCGCAGTTCTACGCCTTCACCAACGGCGCCGTCACCGATCAGCTCTTCGGCGGTCTGACCTTCGTCAGCGGCGGCGCCTGGACGCAGGCCCCGCCGGGCTACTTCACCATCACCAAGGACAGCCTCTACGTCGGCAGCACGCAGCCGGAGTCGCCCGACGCCGGCCGCCTCGGGCCGGCGCTCGACATCGCCGACTGCGGCCACAACGCCTGCGCGTTGCCGGTCGACGGCACGTCGCTGT
This is a stretch of genomic DNA from bacterium. It encodes these proteins:
- a CDS encoding cytochrome P450 produces the protein MTAGPVRFALRSGESWRDPFPMYAALRDHDPVHHVAAGDFYVLTRFDDVWAAAGDAETFSSAQGLTVAYDELAVTGLAVAMPMVFLDPPAHTAFRRLVTRQLTPRQVASIEPAVRAFVAERLDALPATGAVDIVAHLCKPLPSFVVAHYLGVPEADRPLFDRWTEAIVQAAAGGKAGAAGDPFSELLGYFVSLIERRRREPADDIVTDLVRLGEDTVTTARILGFAFTMVTGGNDTATGMLAGAACLLTEQPEQRARLLAEPALIPNAVEEILRLTSPVQNLARTTRRDVTLRGVTIPAGRKVLLGYGAANRDPRQFGSDAEAFDVTRRIAKMLTFSYGTHYCIGAAAARLQGRVVLEELLRRWPDFHVDVAAGRYAEGNYVRRHVTLPWRAC
- a CDS encoding tetratricopeptide repeat protein translates to MSPIDDPRARFAAAVQAPDDAIDLAEVALLIAAEAYPGLDGDRYLAMLDALGDGARAHVAGAGSDDARLRALIQYVAREQRFTGNQDDYYDRRNSFLNDVLDRRTGIPITLAIVYIEVARRAGLVVHGIGFPGHFLAKYQGEVEIVFDPFFGLVLSEEQCAKRLQAVMGAETPFDRAYLRRATPKEILVRMLRNLKQVFLQAREFEPALACSERILLVQPELPPELRDRGLLYHQLECYSAAQADLERFLALAPHDESADVVREKLIEIRRHGGATLH
- a CDS encoding G8 domain-containing protein — encoded protein: MASPARPPARPRSLLRLPVGSAGALAAPLLAALVMASGGCGSNGGTPAATPTPTGRIPDTITVPSVTPTRPVLCSVYGAPAGVCVGETPTPGGLAPCSGAEASACAVCASSGGCCTATSPPQCFPLAGGIVNTLCNDDPGEACEVVPTPTASVTATSTPGTPPATPTATPDMLAPCSGADQSACAVCAGSGGCCTASTTPQCFALDGGIVNTLCKDDPGAACVVVATPTATGTATASATPTASNSPTATDTPTGGIPTPTLAPGTCDVACGDNGPPPSCTPLPPNADSISGTPPDLIVDSCLVVGSGQYAYGYVNVVDGGTLYFADDGQPIDFRASSILVQQGGRVKAGSWCCPFGSYGGTLDVGLWGTDPTDQGRTPTPSTRGIGCVNALGFPAPCFSHQLVATPHYCTVAGSDDPCSSTTPPPDIGDNALFEGETDHHGGGLPFDGGAAFGYKVLAVAYGGSLELFGAKGVDPANRTNPSTADTACAVPTPTAQDDPTAWAALSGGGWARLDDTAPAQSSSITLDRAVNWQQGDRLVVTSTDWHPSHSEEVVIAAPPNGSAIALNAPLDFTHSGDIYDVSRDIPDPPSANQQVDTRAAVGLLSRDIRVYSLGDTYDEPFPSAADCGYQGSAGGNATTPGRCYFGGHVIARQGFARFQVQGAEFDQLGQGGRLAHYPVHFHMAKSTAYTNAFLKDSSIHNSLNRFVTIHATHNVTVARNVGFRSNGHGYYIEDGTEIDNLLCHNLAVSVQGSLVEYFQAQEPGSPTSRFSPPILPSVSAGPPYGSDSYFPVGFWLMNTWNELVGNKVVGVGGYGSCYWLLGSGVSGPSQQLKWSTSTTTPAGYAKYNQASARQAPLKRFRGNSCSTAQYALETTLQVDPPTFSAANYGYTPAVNPYDITDDMLPQVAGDYLPVLIGGVGCATQRTSADTGGNASSCALTLIDRFTTSFNWAPVDFGSIWLRPQFYAFTNGAVTDQLFGGLTFVSGGAWTQAPPGYFTITKDSLYVGSTQPESPDAGRLGPALDIADCGHNACALPVDGTSLFTQGFQPKRLINIYDGPFFAEGNAFTHAPAIECDPTAVTDGNPQCGIYMSTVQPESCAGLPSVEADPSTAGGMCVIDATVGWKQPNGFYYPPAFAFENTAFGPNTVRHNVVDQYNDYVQGNLANPSQPSKYQPLQTYNGITPIDASTILNDLDGTFTGTCWGDGCDSLPADSARRRTSSVSANHFFDAPSQAPECLSYGVQTSPSEFLTSVIAPLTADGTAIDPGTWNLMAPFPAVPIYRQRLLADEAPCGGPICNGSTWSCDQASFMMGAQNGQAPYLTANGGVYYIDTDAAGQSTACIPGSSFSPPSFSPGTSYVVYQLFAKADSNVTYQLYTGAAAPGQWVWVQPHLTIAGEPSNNLAVTPVTGDDLLAALNQNVSQNADGILEVTFDNSIIAGAGGLIADQFAFATRDDDEKCIPRDACEVSTDNTHCTLASGFAEPDLADTVTSICRKWATRVAGTTATSDGLSLSDCPASGCLGYAFTLPAGWTPKSYADAGAPLVTCFPDDATWNRPLQVITQDTAVCSIPPTPAGFCPAPSPTPTVTPSMEE
- the yghU gene encoding glutathione-dependent disulfide-bond oxidoreductase; this translates as MTDSIEYTPPKVWTWNKESGGRFAQINRPIAGATHEKELPVGRHPLQLYSLATPNGVKVTVMLEELLAAGHAEAEYDAWLINIAGGDQFGSGFVAINPNSKIPALLDRSTPQPTRVFESGAILLYLAEKFGGAFLPTDASARAECLSWLFWQMGAAPFLGGGFGHFYAYAPTKIEYAIDRYAMEVKRQLDVLDRQLATHEYVAGAEYTIADMAIWPWYGALVKGLLYEAAEFLSVHEYRHVLRWTDALAARPAVRRGRMVNRAWGEPATQLPERHAASDFDRLKAE
- a CDS encoding DHH family phosphoesterase codes for the protein MGNGSGKGVPPALLDVLERPGPLVILPHDNPDPDALASAAALRFLAAQLVERDATIALGGYVGRAENRAMLRYLNIPLVPVQDLRLDHGTRIALVDTQPGRTNNSLPAGLQPAIVIDHHPRYTPVGDLPFSDLREGYGATSTILTEYLMDPRLRIETKIATALFYGIMAETQDLGREASTPDMDACSFLYPHTNKRRLAKIENARVPREYFSAFRAAIESASIYGTLVVSILGEIRYPDMVAEMADFLLRLDEVDWAAAIGRYGAYLYVSLRTTNRDVNAGDILQRVLGSDHAGGHDMIAGGRLVLPAGADWREAAARIRGRLVAAVGQQQANAVSLCDAKP